From Thermomonas sp. XSG, one genomic window encodes:
- a CDS encoding S9 family peptidase, which yields MKLRHALLPLALALSLPTAANAAQRGFEVRDMAYMDRHSSPTLSPDGRVLVFAKRVVDKETNKSATTLWMRNLVTRDNAPPKQVSPEGWSVNSPAFSADGKTLYFMSAKSGSMQLYAMPANGGEAKRLTDFAIDVDGYKLSPDGTRVALAFAVFPDCKADLACTKKKLDDEAARKSTGLLFDRMFIRHWDAWNDGRLNRVFAATLGEGMLTSATLLSGDVHGDIPSKPFGDLSDFAWSPDGKSVAMSVRQSNREEPWSTNFDLWLVNADGSGARNLTAANKAWDAGPVFSADGKTLYYRAMARPGFEADRFALMAMDIATGKAKEIAPRWDASADGITLSADGKWIYTTAQELGQHPLFRVSLANGEVEGVVKDGSVSAFDLTGPTLAFSRNSLKSGDVIATTSADGKAPIRAITPTAGQMLPDVAWGDFEQFNFIGWNGETVHGYVVKPWNFEPGKKYPVAFLIHGGPQGSFGNGWSYRWNPQTYAGQGYAVVMIDFHGSTGYGQKFTDAISGHWGDRPLEDLQKGWAAAQQKYAFLDGGKACALGASYGGFMVNWIAGNWFDEAGHSPWKCLVSHDGVFENNAMGYATEELWFSEWENGGTPYDNPAGYQKFNPANHVANFKVPMLVIHGQQDFRIPVEQGIALFTANQRKGVESQFLYFPDENHWVLKPQNSVQWHDTVNAWLKKHIGQ from the coding sequence ATGAAGCTCCGCCACGCCCTCCTTCCGCTCGCCCTTGCCCTGTCGCTGCCCACCGCTGCGAACGCCGCTCAGCGCGGCTTCGAAGTGCGCGACATGGCCTACATGGACCGCCATTCCTCGCCCACGCTGTCGCCGGACGGCCGCGTGCTGGTGTTCGCCAAGCGCGTGGTCGACAAGGAGACCAACAAGTCGGCGACCACGCTGTGGATGCGCAACCTGGTGACGCGCGACAACGCGCCGCCCAAGCAGGTGTCGCCGGAAGGCTGGAGCGTGAACTCGCCGGCGTTCTCGGCGGACGGCAAGACGCTGTATTTCATGAGCGCGAAGTCGGGTTCGATGCAGCTCTATGCAATGCCGGCCAACGGCGGCGAGGCCAAACGGCTGACCGATTTCGCCATTGACGTCGATGGCTACAAGCTGTCGCCCGACGGAACCCGGGTGGCGCTGGCGTTCGCGGTGTTCCCGGACTGCAAGGCCGACCTGGCGTGCACGAAGAAGAAGCTCGACGACGAGGCGGCGCGCAAGAGCACCGGCCTGCTGTTCGACCGCATGTTCATCCGCCACTGGGACGCGTGGAACGACGGCCGCCTGAACCGCGTGTTCGCGGCGACGCTGGGCGAGGGCATGCTGACCTCGGCGACGCTGCTGAGCGGCGACGTCCACGGCGACATCCCGTCCAAGCCGTTCGGCGACCTGTCCGATTTCGCGTGGTCGCCCGACGGCAAGTCGGTGGCGATGAGCGTGCGTCAGTCGAACCGCGAGGAGCCGTGGAGCACCAATTTCGACCTCTGGCTGGTCAATGCCGACGGCAGCGGCGCACGCAACCTGACCGCTGCCAACAAGGCCTGGGACGCCGGCCCGGTGTTTTCTGCCGACGGCAAGACCCTGTACTACCGCGCGATGGCGCGCCCGGGCTTCGAGGCCGACCGCTTCGCGCTGATGGCGATGGACATCGCCACCGGTAAGGCGAAGGAGATCGCGCCGCGCTGGGATGCCTCCGCAGACGGCATCACCCTGTCCGCCGACGGCAAATGGATCTACACCACCGCGCAGGAGCTGGGCCAGCATCCGCTGTTCCGCGTCTCGCTGGCCAATGGAGAGGTAGAGGGCGTGGTGAAGGACGGCAGCGTTTCGGCCTTCGACCTGACCGGACCCACGTTGGCGTTCTCGCGCAACAGCCTGAAGAGCGGTGACGTCATCGCCACCACCAGTGCCGACGGCAAGGCGCCGATCCGTGCAATCACCCCCACCGCCGGGCAGATGCTGCCGGACGTGGCCTGGGGCGACTTTGAGCAGTTCAACTTCATCGGCTGGAACGGCGAGACCGTGCATGGCTACGTGGTCAAGCCGTGGAACTTTGAACCCGGGAAGAAGTACCCGGTCGCCTTCCTGATCCACGGCGGCCCGCAGGGCAGCTTCGGCAACGGCTGGAGTTACCGCTGGAACCCGCAGACCTACGCGGGCCAAGGCTATGCGGTGGTGATGATCGACTTCCATGGCAGCACCGGTTATGGCCAGAAGTTCACCGACGCGATCAGCGGCCACTGGGGCGACCGCCCGCTGGAGGACCTGCAGAAGGGCTGGGCCGCGGCGCAGCAGAAGTACGCCTTCCTAGACGGCGGCAAGGCCTGTGCGCTCGGCGCCAGCTACGGCGGTTTCATGGTCAACTGGATCGCGGGGAATTGGTTTGATGAAGCCGGTCACTCGCCGTGGAAGTGCCTGGTCAGCCACGACGGCGTGTTCGAGAACAACGCCATGGGCTATGCCACAGAGGAACTCTGGTTCAGCGAGTGGGAGAACGGCGGCACGCCGTATGACAACCCGGCTGGCTACCAGAAGTTCAACCCCGCCAACCATGTCGCCAACTTCAAGGTGCCGATGCTGGTGATCCACGGACAGCAGGACTTCCGCATCCCGGTGGAGCAGGGCATCGCCCTGTTCACCGCCAACCAGCGCAAGGGCGTGGAGTCGCAGTTCCTGTACTTCCCGGACGAGAACCACTGGGTGCTGAAGCCGCAGAACAGCGTGCAGTGGCACGACACCGTCAACGCCTGGCTGAAGAAGCACATCGGCCAGTAG
- a CDS encoding oligopeptide transporter, OPT family: protein MSNPAKAVPQLTLRAVILAIVLAVILSAANAYLGLFAGLTIATAIPAAVVSMGVLRLLGGGTILENNIVQTGASAGSSIAAGVIFTIPALIILGYWDDFKYSWVLAIAGLGGLLGVLFSVPLRRSMIVEEPLPFPEGKAAAEVLKAGENPGPGLKILALSATLGGLIKAAAASGMRLIPDTAAGAGFFGKYLGYMGTNLSPALLGVGYIVGLNIGIVVVSGSILSWHIAIPLYHMFFLDTDPALATSIAGAGAEDIAGAIWSAKIRYLGVGAMLIGGVWTLFSLRKSLLSGVRSGIAAARKGSGEQVAETERDLPMKWMLVALIAFVVPLLLLYQGIVGMWSVSIPMAIIMIVAGFLFVSVSAYLAGLVGSSNNPVSGITIATILFASAVLLVLLGEGGKMAVGASGAPLGAVAAIMIGAVVCCAAAVGGDNLQDLKAGYIVGATPWKQQLMLGIGAFSCALIMAPVLNLLAQAYGIGAPTPEHPNSLSAPQATLMASVAKGMFGGELPWTIIGIGAVVGAVIIALDEWLKATGKTFRVPVLAAAIGIYLPLELMVPIFLGGLLAYLVEKRHGMVGSHDEAARDRLHRPGTLFAAGLITGEALMGIFIAIPIVLSGRADVIAAPESLQFGKYVGLAVLALVAWLLYRTGAKANPNA, encoded by the coding sequence ATGTCGAACCCTGCCAAAGCCGTGCCGCAGCTGACCCTGCGTGCGGTGATCCTGGCGATCGTGCTGGCGGTGATCCTGTCCGCCGCCAACGCCTATCTCGGCCTGTTCGCCGGGCTGACCATCGCCACCGCGATTCCCGCCGCGGTCGTCTCGATGGGCGTGCTGCGGCTGCTCGGCGGCGGCACGATCCTCGAAAACAACATCGTGCAGACCGGTGCGTCCGCGGGTTCGTCGATCGCGGCGGGCGTGATCTTCACGATCCCGGCGTTGATCATCCTGGGCTACTGGGATGACTTCAAATATTCCTGGGTGCTCGCGATTGCCGGTCTGGGCGGCCTGCTCGGCGTGCTGTTCTCGGTGCCGCTGCGGCGCTCGATGATCGTTGAGGAGCCGCTGCCGTTCCCGGAAGGCAAGGCGGCCGCGGAAGTGCTGAAGGCGGGTGAGAATCCCGGCCCCGGGCTGAAGATCCTCGCCCTGTCGGCGACGCTGGGCGGGCTGATCAAGGCCGCTGCCGCCAGCGGCATGCGCCTGATCCCGGATACCGCCGCGGGCGCCGGCTTCTTCGGCAAGTACCTCGGCTACATGGGCACCAACCTGTCGCCGGCGCTGCTTGGCGTGGGTTACATCGTCGGGCTCAACATCGGGATCGTCGTCGTCTCCGGCTCGATCCTGTCCTGGCACATCGCCATCCCGCTGTACCACATGTTCTTCCTCGATACCGACCCGGCGCTGGCCACCAGCATCGCCGGCGCGGGCGCGGAAGACATCGCCGGCGCGATCTGGTCGGCCAAGATCCGCTACCTCGGGGTCGGCGCGATGCTGATCGGTGGCGTGTGGACGCTGTTCTCGCTGCGCAAGTCGCTGCTGTCGGGCGTGCGCAGCGGCATTGCGGCGGCGCGCAAGGGCAGCGGCGAACAGGTGGCCGAGACCGAGCGCGACCTGCCGATGAAGTGGATGCTGGTGGCACTGATCGCCTTCGTGGTGCCGCTGTTGCTGCTGTACCAGGGCATCGTCGGCATGTGGAGCGTGAGCATCCCGATGGCGATCATCATGATCGTCGCCGGCTTCCTGTTCGTGTCGGTTTCGGCTTACCTCGCAGGCCTCGTCGGCTCCTCCAACAACCCGGTGTCCGGCATCACGATTGCCACCATCCTGTTCGCCTCCGCGGTGCTGCTGGTGCTGCTCGGCGAGGGCGGCAAGATGGCGGTGGGCGCGTCCGGCGCGCCGCTGGGCGCAGTCGCCGCGATCATGATCGGTGCGGTGGTGTGCTGCGCGGCGGCGGTCGGCGGTGACAACCTGCAGGACCTCAAGGCCGGCTATATCGTCGGTGCCACCCCATGGAAGCAGCAGCTCATGCTGGGCATCGGCGCGTTTTCCTGCGCGCTGATCATGGCGCCGGTGCTGAACCTGCTGGCGCAGGCTTACGGCATCGGCGCGCCCACGCCCGAGCATCCCAACTCGCTGTCGGCACCGCAGGCCACGCTGATGGCCTCGGTGGCCAAGGGCATGTTCGGTGGCGAACTGCCGTGGACGATCATCGGCATCGGTGCGGTGGTCGGCGCGGTGATCATCGCCCTCGACGAGTGGCTGAAGGCCACCGGCAAAACCTTCCGCGTACCGGTGCTGGCGGCGGCCATCGGCATCTACCTGCCGCTGGAACTGATGGTGCCGATCTTCCTCGGCGGCCTGCTGGCCTACTTGGTGGAGAAGCGCCACGGCATGGTCGGAAGCCACGATGAAGCCGCGCGCGACCGCCTGCATCGCCCCGGCACCCTGTTCGCCGCCGGCCTGATCACCGGCGAGGCGCTGATGGGCATCTTCATCGCCATCCCGATCGTGCTGTCCGGCCGCGCCGACGTGATTGCCGCGCCGGAGAGCCTGCAATTCGGCAAGTACGTCGGTCTTGCCGTGCTCGCGCTGGTTGCCTGGTTGCTGTACCGCACCGGTGCCAAGGCCAACCCGAACGCCTGA
- a CDS encoding M13 family metallopeptidase, with product MPTPRPLAIALVIALAAGLASPAGMAAKKKPAQKKAATPPACTDFYAEANKGWLAANPMPTSGAISALGQLTARAQQQQRDLLDGAMNAPQNNVQKLLGDFWASGLDEAAVERDGAAPVAPLLKRIDSIRKPKDIAPAIAALHHVGIPVAFHFGADIDLRDLDRHLGYFSQGGLGLPDPAYYTRQDADTKALVARYADYIRKILALTGVAQQDIETQTALVLDLEKRIASLARPLVDLRDPRNTFAPVATAGLGKQYRNLQLDAFLQVQGVHDDTVSLANPAMFAQLDALVGSLKPAQWQAYLRWRVGDAMAPYLSKSWRQAAFDFRGKVLLGQAEPAPRWQQTLDAINLAAGPMLGREYAATHLSDATRRQAEAVADQVRDTLVKQVGSSTLLGEPAKDEARRKLERLRIEIGTPRYDLDYTVQPMGRGSFGSNMLIASTWRHRQEMKRIGKGNANRRWDVLPQQPALAYDLAHNRLIVTAAMLQAPVLEATMPVDAQYGAFGALVGHELSHAIDGRGRHIDAKGEIRDWWGPAETSAWETLAQKVTALYAGLPYPGLTGTRVDGALTRDENIADLAGLELAHAAVVAARPDGGAQADKAFYTGWAQLWAQQVTRDEAEIRARQDVRAPGPWRANAAVMQQPAFGVAYACKAGMPMQPKPEGRVVIFN from the coding sequence ATGCCGACACCGCGCCCGCTTGCCATCGCCCTGGTCATCGCCCTTGCCGCCGGACTGGCCTCGCCCGCCGGGATGGCCGCGAAGAAAAAACCGGCGCAGAAGAAGGCAGCGACGCCCCCGGCCTGCACCGATTTCTATGCCGAAGCCAACAAGGGCTGGCTGGCCGCCAACCCGATGCCGACCAGCGGCGCGATTTCCGCGCTGGGCCAGCTCACCGCGCGCGCGCAACAGCAGCAACGCGACCTGCTGGATGGCGCCATGAATGCGCCGCAGAACAACGTGCAGAAGCTGCTGGGCGATTTCTGGGCCAGCGGCCTGGACGAGGCGGCGGTGGAGCGCGACGGCGCCGCGCCGGTGGCGCCGCTGCTCAAGCGCATCGATTCGATCCGCAAGCCGAAGGACATCGCGCCGGCCATCGCCGCACTGCACCATGTCGGCATTCCCGTCGCCTTCCATTTCGGCGCCGACATCGACCTGCGCGACCTCGACCGCCACCTTGGCTACTTCAGCCAGGGCGGCCTGGGCCTGCCGGACCCCGCCTACTACACCCGGCAGGACGCCGATACCAAGGCGCTGGTCGCGCGCTACGCCGACTACATCCGGAAAATCCTCGCGCTGACCGGCGTGGCGCAGCAGGACATCGAAACCCAGACCGCGCTGGTGCTGGACCTGGAAAAACGCATCGCCAGCCTGGCGCGCCCGCTCGTGGACCTGCGCGATCCGCGCAACACTTTCGCGCCGGTCGCCACCGCCGGGCTGGGCAAGCAGTACCGCAACCTGCAGCTGGATGCGTTCCTGCAGGTGCAGGGCGTGCACGACGACACCGTGTCGCTGGCCAACCCGGCAATGTTCGCCCAGCTCGACGCGCTGGTGGGCTCGCTCAAGCCCGCCCAATGGCAGGCCTACCTGCGCTGGCGGGTGGGCGATGCGATGGCGCCCTATCTGTCGAAGTCCTGGCGACAGGCCGCGTTCGATTTCCGCGGCAAGGTCCTGCTGGGCCAGGCCGAACCCGCGCCGCGCTGGCAGCAGACGCTGGACGCGATCAACCTGGCTGCTGGCCCGATGCTGGGCCGCGAGTACGCCGCCACACACCTGTCGGACGCCACCCGCAGGCAGGCCGAAGCCGTTGCCGATCAGGTCCGCGATACGCTGGTGAAGCAGGTGGGCAGCAGCACCCTGCTGGGCGAACCCGCGAAGGACGAGGCGCGCAGGAAGCTCGAGCGCTTGCGCATCGAGATCGGCACGCCGCGCTACGACCTTGACTACACGGTGCAGCCGATGGGCCGCGGCAGCTTCGGCAGCAACATGCTGATCGCCTCCACCTGGCGCCATCGCCAGGAGATGAAGCGGATCGGCAAGGGCAACGCCAACCGCCGCTGGGACGTGCTACCGCAGCAGCCGGCGCTGGCCTACGACCTCGCCCACAACCGCCTGATCGTCACCGCCGCCATGCTCCAGGCACCGGTGCTGGAGGCGACGATGCCGGTGGATGCCCAGTACGGCGCATTCGGCGCGCTGGTCGGACACGAGCTGAGCCACGCCATCGATGGCCGCGGTCGCCATATCGATGCCAAGGGCGAGATCCGCGACTGGTGGGGCCCCGCCGAAACCAGCGCCTGGGAGACACTGGCGCAGAAGGTGACGGCGCTGTACGCCGGCCTGCCCTATCCCGGCCTGACCGGCACCCGGGTGGACGGCGCGCTCACCCGCGATGAAAACATCGCCGACCTGGCCGGCTTGGAACTGGCCCATGCCGCGGTGGTTGCGGCGCGGCCGGACGGCGGCGCACAGGCGGACAAGGCCTTCTACACCGGCTGGGCGCAGTTGTGGGCGCAACAGGTCACCCGCGATGAAGCCGAGATCCGCGCCCGCCAGGACGTGCGTGCGCCGGGTCCGTGGCGCGCCAACGCCGCGGTGATGCAGCAACCCGCCTTCGGCGTCGCCTACGCCTGCAAGGCCGGCATGCCGATGCAGCCGAAGCCGGAAGGCCGCGTGGTGATTTTCAACTGA
- a CDS encoding rhomboid family intramembrane serine protease, translating to MPFNLPRVTKALLIANGVGFLLQWLLGNQRLVTLMLWPWGDVDFDPAGMAPAFMPWQLVSYSFLHGGFLHLAFNMLALAMFGAPLEYTWGERRFLTYYLVSVVGAGICQLLVGSYALAQGADPYPTIGASGGVFGLLLAYGMLFPHQRVMLLFPPIPMKARTLVIVYGLFELGVGITGLQPGVAHFAHLGGMLFGWLLIRQWRGQPPFGGRGGRGGPKMRIVR from the coding sequence ATGCCGTTCAACCTCCCCCGAGTCACCAAGGCGCTGCTGATCGCCAACGGCGTCGGCTTCCTGCTGCAGTGGCTGCTGGGCAATCAGCGGCTGGTGACCCTGATGCTGTGGCCGTGGGGCGATGTCGATTTCGACCCGGCCGGCATGGCGCCCGCGTTCATGCCGTGGCAGCTGGTGAGCTACAGCTTCCTGCATGGCGGCTTCCTGCATCTGGCCTTCAACATGCTGGCGCTGGCGATGTTCGGTGCGCCGCTGGAATACACCTGGGGCGAACGCCGCTTCCTGACCTATTACCTGGTGAGCGTGGTTGGCGCCGGTATCTGCCAGCTGCTGGTCGGTTCCTATGCGCTGGCGCAGGGTGCCGATCCGTATCCCACCATCGGCGCTTCCGGCGGCGTATTCGGCCTGCTGCTGGCGTACGGCATGCTGTTCCCGCACCAGCGGGTGATGCTGCTGTTCCCGCCGATCCCGATGAAGGCGCGCACGCTGGTGATCGTCTACGGCCTGTTCGAACTGGGCGTGGGCATCACCGGGCTGCAGCCGGGGGTGGCCCATTTCGCCCACCTTGGCGGCATGCTGTTCGGCTGGTTGCTGATCCGTCAGTGGCGCGGCCAGCCGCCGTTCGGCGGACGCGGTGGCCGGGGCGGGCCGAAAATGCGCATCGTGCGCTGA
- a CDS encoding MGMT family protein: MLTRNMKSPPSSPEQRILAAIRAVPRGQVASYGAIARRAGLPGRARLVARILGQNDDPALPWHRILRSDGRIAFPPESPEFTEQCRRLRADGVEPRNGRVRLPEDEGTLDAALWAPR, translated from the coding sequence ATGCTAACCCGGAACATGAAGTCGCCGCCGTCCTCGCCCGAGCAACGCATCCTGGCCGCGATCCGGGCGGTGCCGCGTGGGCAGGTGGCCAGCTATGGCGCCATTGCGCGACGCGCCGGCCTGCCGGGTCGGGCGCGGTTGGTGGCGCGCATCCTCGGCCAGAACGACGATCCGGCATTGCCCTGGCATCGCATCCTGCGCTCCGATGGGCGCATCGCATTCCCGCCTGAATCGCCGGAGTTCACCGAACAATGCCGGCGCTTGCGCGCCGATGGCGTGGAGCCCCGCAATGGCCGGGTTCGCTTGCCAGAGGATGAAGGGACGCTGGATGCGGCCCTGTGGGCGCCGCGCTGA
- a CDS encoding inorganic phosphate transporter, giving the protein MLTLVLVVIFAALVFEFINGFHDTANSIATVVATKVLSPGQAVMLAAGMNLIGALMGTAVAKTIASGLIDTEVVQVTSQVILCALLGGIVWNLITWWKGLPSSSSHALIGGLIGAALAAAHNDFDALIWSKTVGDWTQNKGILWKVVVPMISSPLAGFLLGVLVMVALWALIAGLSRAGGWLGRLARPNFVNKFFGKAQILSAAYMGYAHGHNDAQKTMGIIALTLFGAEASGALDDLPGWLGFLHPGNAGEQDIATWIVLTCALVMAAGTASGGWRIIKTLGHKMVKLHPINGFAAETSSATILTVAAHFGMPVSTTHSISTAIMGVGFAKNPRALKFGVIERIVWAWILTIPAAGGIAYALLSLLEALGWA; this is encoded by the coding sequence ATGTTGACGCTTGTTCTTGTGGTGATTTTCGCCGCGCTGGTCTTCGAGTTCATCAACGGCTTCCACGACACCGCCAATTCCATCGCCACGGTGGTCGCGACCAAGGTGCTGTCGCCGGGCCAGGCGGTGATGCTGGCAGCAGGGATGAACCTGATCGGCGCGCTGATGGGCACCGCGGTGGCCAAGACCATCGCCTCCGGCCTGATCGACACCGAAGTGGTGCAGGTCACCTCGCAGGTGATCCTGTGCGCGCTGCTGGGCGGCATCGTCTGGAACCTGATCACCTGGTGGAAGGGCCTGCCGTCATCGTCCTCGCACGCGCTGATCGGCGGCCTGATCGGTGCGGCACTGGCGGCGGCGCACAACGACTTCGATGCGCTGATCTGGTCGAAGACCGTCGGCGACTGGACCCAGAACAAGGGCATCCTGTGGAAGGTCGTGGTGCCGATGATCAGCTCGCCGCTTGCCGGGTTCCTGCTCGGCGTACTGGTGATGGTGGCGCTGTGGGCGCTGATCGCCGGCCTGTCGCGGGCCGGCGGCTGGCTCGGGCGTCTGGCGCGGCCGAACTTCGTCAACAAGTTCTTCGGCAAGGCGCAGATCCTGTCTGCTGCCTACATGGGCTATGCGCATGGCCATAACGATGCGCAGAAGACCATGGGGATCATCGCCCTGACCCTGTTCGGGGCCGAGGCCAGCGGTGCGCTGGACGACCTGCCGGGCTGGCTGGGGTTCCTGCATCCCGGCAACGCCGGCGAGCAGGACATCGCCACCTGGATCGTGCTGACCTGCGCGCTGGTCATGGCCGCCGGCACCGCCTCCGGCGGCTGGCGCATCATCAAGACGCTGGGCCACAAGATGGTCAAGCTGCACCCGATCAACGGCTTCGCGGCGGAAACCAGTTCGGCCACCATCCTCACCGTGGCGGCGCACTTCGGCATGCCGGTGTCCACTACCCACAGCATCTCCACAGCGATCATGGGCGTGGGCTTCGCCAAGAACCCGCGTGCGCTGAAGTTCGGCGTGATCGAGAGGATCGTGTGGGCGTGGATCCTGACCATCCCGGCTGCGGGCGGGATCGCCTATGCGCTGCTGAGCCTGCTGGAGGCGCTGGGCTGGGCCTGA
- a CDS encoding DUF47 family protein, giving the protein MFSLQTIFGSGAQFYSLLDDAATAAYDSAKALHAMMREGDRQPALDAFKLARLRERTAAEKISQALVDSYITPIEREDIEALGSALHKIPKQIEKFADRYALATQHLAHIDFAPRAAMLEQAAEVVVQMVDELERMNLDRMTKLNEKLRSIENEADRLMLELYREIYSGKLDSLQMFLLKEFFEILEKAIDRCREAGVVTYQIVLKNS; this is encoded by the coding sequence ATGTTCTCCCTGCAAACCATTTTCGGCTCCGGCGCGCAGTTCTATTCGCTGCTGGACGATGCGGCCACGGCCGCCTATGACAGCGCCAAGGCGCTGCACGCGATGATGAGGGAGGGCGACCGCCAGCCCGCGCTGGACGCCTTCAAGCTGGCGCGCCTGCGCGAGCGCACCGCCGCCGAGAAGATCAGCCAGGCGCTGGTGGACAGCTACATCACCCCGATCGAGCGCGAGGACATCGAGGCGCTGGGCTCGGCCCTGCACAAGATCCCCAAGCAGATCGAGAAGTTCGCCGACCGCTATGCGCTGGCGACCCAGCACCTGGCCCACATCGACTTCGCGCCGCGCGCGGCGATGCTGGAGCAGGCCGCCGAAGTGGTGGTGCAGATGGTGGACGAACTCGAGCGGATGAACCTAGACCGCATGACCAAGCTCAACGAGAAGCTGCGTTCGATCGAGAACGAGGCCGACCGGCTGATGCTGGAGCTGTACCGCGAGATCTATTCCGGCAAGCTCGACAGCCTGCAGATGTTCCTGCTCAAGGAGTTCTTCGAGATCCTGGAAAAGGCCATCGACCGCTGCCGCGAGGCCGGCGTGGTGACGTACCAGATCGTCCTCAAGAACAGCTGA
- a CDS encoding hemolysin family protein produces MLELLIVLALILVNAFFALSEMSVVTSRKGRLKQLAGSSRRASKALELAEHPEHFLSTVQVGITLTGILTGMFGGDAIGRIIGEWLAVRVPSLGEHASTLGTVLAVGLITYFSIVLGELLPKRLALLAPERLATLVALPMHWLSRMASPAVWLLSATVRSLLRLLRVDSSDGSQVTEEEIQLLVSEGHEQGVFDLDERNMLNRVMRLGDRTADSLMTPRTRIAWLDASASLTENLAAMQEHEFSRYPVYRGDDSDVAGVLEVKTLLDELGRPQPDLFRDLRPALFVSESTHAMKLLEILREEQQSLALVVDEYGDIQGMVTVSDIVDAVIGRLKTASTGDDDEEALVVTRDDGSLLVDGGLHVDELRELTGERLADADELEYRTAAGLVIARFGRIPHVGEHIRIGPWRVEVVDLDGPRIDKLLLQREAQPSRIEGDG; encoded by the coding sequence GTGCTGGAACTGCTGATCGTCCTCGCCCTGATTCTGGTCAACGCCTTCTTCGCGCTGTCGGAGATGTCCGTGGTGACCTCGCGCAAAGGCCGACTCAAACAACTGGCCGGCAGCAGCCGGCGCGCCAGCAAGGCGCTCGAGCTGGCCGAACACCCGGAACACTTCCTGTCCACCGTGCAGGTGGGGATCACGCTGACCGGCATCCTCACCGGCATGTTCGGCGGCGATGCGATCGGCCGGATCATCGGTGAATGGCTGGCGGTCCGGGTGCCCTCCCTGGGCGAGCATGCCAGCACCCTCGGTACGGTCCTGGCAGTTGGCCTGATCACCTACTTCAGCATCGTGCTGGGCGAGCTGCTGCCAAAACGGCTGGCGCTGCTGGCACCGGAACGGCTCGCGACCCTGGTGGCGCTGCCGATGCACTGGCTGTCGCGGATGGCCAGCCCGGCGGTATGGCTGCTGAGCGCCACCGTGCGCAGCCTGCTGCGACTGCTCCGGGTCGACAGCAGCGATGGTTCGCAGGTCACCGAAGAGGAAATCCAGCTACTGGTCAGCGAGGGCCATGAGCAGGGCGTGTTCGATCTGGACGAGCGCAACATGCTCAACCGGGTGATGCGCCTGGGCGACCGCACAGCCGACAGCCTGATGACCCCGCGCACGCGCATCGCCTGGCTGGACGCCTCCGCGTCGTTGACGGAAAACCTGGCGGCGATGCAGGAACACGAGTTCTCGCGCTATCCGGTCTACCGCGGCGACGACAGCGACGTGGCCGGCGTGCTGGAAGTGAAGACCCTGCTGGACGAGCTGGGCCGGCCGCAGCCGGACCTGTTCCGCGACCTGCGCCCGGCGCTGTTCGTGTCCGAATCCACCCACGCGATGAAGCTGCTGGAGATCCTGCGCGAGGAACAGCAGTCGCTGGCCCTGGTGGTGGACGAATACGGTGACATCCAGGGCATGGTGACGGTCAGCGACATCGTCGACGCGGTGATCGGCAGGCTGAAGACAGCCAGCACGGGCGACGACGACGAGGAAGCCCTGGTGGTCACGCGCGACGACGGCTCGCTGCTGGTGGACGGTGGCCTGCACGTGGACGAGCTGCGCGAGCTGACCGGCGAGCGCCTGGCCGACGCGGATGAACTGGAATACCGCACCGCCGCGGGCCTGGTGATCGCACGCTTCGGCCGCATCCCGCACGTGGGCGAGCACATCCGGATCGGCCCGTGGCGGGTGGAGGTGGTGGACCTGGACGGCCCCCGCATCGACAAGCTGCTGCTGCAGCGCGAAGCCCAGCCCTCCCGCATCGAAGGCGACGGCTGA